The Phycodurus eques isolate BA_2022a chromosome 5, UOR_Pequ_1.1, whole genome shotgun sequence DNA segment TTCATCATAAAGACTGTATCATTGTAAAAATGGCTAGAGGAAGGTAATTGCTgactatatttacatttgtgaagATACGTTTTTGATTAAAAGGTCGATGATGAAGAATGCATCTTCATTTtctgaaaaagtaaaacaaaacaaaaaatcacattttcccaTTTTAGACTCAAGTTCTTGTGTAGATTTCAGATGACGAAGCTGCGGAAGTCCTTCCAGATGATGTCGCCACTGCCTCCCAACACAACGTGCCACACGCGAGACACGTCGCCCAAACACAAACATTGTTCTCAGTCTCTACAGAGGTTTTCAGAACTTCAAATATACTGCATGTATTTAGAAATTTAAGTTTTGGGTTTCTTTAAAGGTAgagtatgcagttttcaaactgctagcaagatttgaatgtagcctcacttctaTTCCCACTTTCAACCCCTCGTGTCTCTGCTACTGTATGTAAATCCCCAACTGCATTGACATAAATGACTGCCGAATCACAATTTAATCTTTATTCCTTGCACTATTTTGAAATAAGTGGTTGCCAAACAATTtccttttagtttaaaatggctcaCTTTAACGAGGATCCCTCGCTGCATCGTGGCCGTGTTTCTGTTTTAAGCCGGTgctgtaaaatgtgtaaattcGTACTGGCTGGCAACGTCTGCTTCTACAAAGCCAGCTAGTTAGCTTAGTTGCTAGTTAGCGGTAGCTGGCTACCTCTCATCCATCATCTGCCACGATGTGTTGAATATCTTTGCATAACTTTACCCAATTCATCTGCCGCGGTCGCAGTTTGCCACGAACATCCGTACAGCTCCTCCTCATCAATTGAGATTGTCGTCTCAGGGGAGATGTTTCCGTCATCCATCGGATTGGCTCCAGGCGCTACTGTACAACTGCCCATGTGCAGTCAGTCAAAATGGCGGCGGAGGAAAACAAAGGAAGTTATGCAGgactaaaatactgtacatacattgaTTCGTTTTCACTCGAATGTGAAAATTAGGATTCAGGAttcgcttttttttcttcaaacgaACTCGtgagtgaaaatatatatacatacacacacacacacacacacacacattttggaactagtgtgtgtgtactgtgttcCATAGCATTGCATAGGGACGTTATGTCAAGCTATGTACCAATATGGCACCCTCTGCTGTCCCTGTCCAGAGTTGCTTCTTCGGGTCACACCTTCTTTCTCtgattgattgtttttcctCGAATGCAGTGGATTCTTAAAAATAATTCCGGAAGTACAAGATGGGGTCAGAgggctgatttttttaattttttttttacacagatcATTTCATAGATCACTTCATTTGTTAAAACTGATTGCcagttttaacaaatgtgacaaaaagcgATTTTTGGGAAACTTGCAAGCTCCCCTTTGCAGTTATTTCAgagtttttacacacatatatctgGACTTGTTTCTATTGCAGTGTGTGAGTACTTCGCGCTTGTATTTCTTTGCGCATGCGCACCATGagtgtgtgacgtcacagcgtcCTGGTATCACAAGTGACCGGTCGGTTGCCGCTCGGCTGTCCTGCATCATGTTCAGAGCCGCCGTCCGCCTGTCTTTCTCCGGTGTTCGGAGTTTGACCCGTACGAAACCGGCTTGCAAAGGTATTTATCAACATCAGTCGTCTGGCGCGGTTGCTTTAGGAGCGGAAGAAGTTGTTGTTACTGATAGCGGACACATCACGGTAGCCTCGCGGCTCCTGTGCTAACTAACATTAGCGACTGTTACAGTCGGTTACAGACACTCTAATTCCAGCTACCTGTGTTTCGCGTGAAGAGGGCAGACTCGAAGTAGTAAGAGCCATGTCAAATGTGACTTTGTGGCGTTGTGGTCTGTTAACGCCCCGCTGGTGAGCTTGGCTCAGTGTGTGTCCTTGCCGTGACCCAGTTGGAAAGgctcgtatgtgtgtgtgtggggcctAGTGGTAatgctgctaatgctaataccTCAAGtcaccttccccccccccccccccccaacttgaACAACACTAAGTGTTTTTATGACGCTTACGTGTGCATTCCTCGCACATATTTAATTATTGCGCGATAAagtaacactaaaaaaaaaatcttttttttttttttttttaaatataaaactgGCTTTTTTAAATGGTCTGCACCTGGAAGCCCTTAActatacatttccatttatgtaATTGGCATGCTTTATCAGGAGCTCATCATTGATCctgttatatttttttagacTAGACAGCATTTTTCCTATGTCCACTTTACTGGTTGTCTGTACCCTTGACTGTGGACAGTGTGCCCTTCAATATAAACCCATTGCCACTGCAAGTttagtgcaggggtgtcaaactcatttcggGTCACATTTTGGTACGGTTTCCCCTCAAAGGGCTGTTATGACTataccatataaatgtttcattgcctcatcatagtattatatacccatccatccattttctctaccgcttatcctcactagggttgcgggtgtgctggagccaatcctagctatcttcgggtgagaggcggggtacaccctgaactggtcgccagccaatcgcagggcagatataaacaaacaacacttcacattcacacctatgggcaatttattaGATTAGCAAACTGCTACAGCACAACCAAATGGGGATGTCGGCAGCAGCTGCTGCTTGAGAcagtcattgatattttcaccaaaatacttTGCCTACAccaccaaaaatagtcaatatccaAGTAATGTAACATATGATCGCCAGCACTTGCTGAGATTGTGAGATTTTTGCAGTCACATTTGCGCCGTAACAACcacgaggaacattttcatctttgtcaaaacTTTGAATAAACACTAACGTAAACGTAGGTAACGTTAATTAAAACTCACCCGATAAGAATCTGAAAAGTACCCTGAGACGTCATTGCCTTATATCAAATAAGAGGTCCGTCTGCGTTCTCTTCGTCGTTCGTCAGTCACTTTCAATTTTTGCGATCGGATTTGCGCTGACACAAACGTGAATTTGTGTCTTCATTCAAACAACAAACAGAGCTTCCAAAATTAGCAGTAACAATTACTAGTACTTAAAATGCACAAGCGGATGCATAAGTAGCCATGTGACTCCTTTGAAATTGGTACCTGATTGGCCGACTGTCGCATCCCAAAACGCTGAGTATTGTATAGTTCATACAAACAAGAAGACGCTGCTCATGGATTACGTGCACGTTTGGCTGATGCTGTTGTGCGGGCCGATGTCATGTTGACTTCAAATTGATTCCGCGGTCCAGATGAAATTGCTGCGCGGGCCGGAAGCTTGACATGTCTGCTTTAGTGTGTTAAAGGGAGGTTTTGTGTCATTGTCAGGTCTGTTGGCCTCAAGGTGCTATTCACATGGGAAACAGGAGACAGATGAGGAGTTTGATGCGCGCTGGGTCACCTATTTCAACAAGCAAGACATCGATGCGTGGGAGCTGAGAAAAGGTAAACTAATCGGCAGACATGACATCATATCAGCCTAGGTACATTCACATTAAAGCAGCTTTCAGTATTGTTTTTGCCACAAGGTTTATGTGCAcgggtggttagcacatctgcctcacagttctgaggttgcgggtttgAATTCAGGCTCCGGCCTTCTTTTATGTACAGGTATGTGCTAAAAAATTTTGAATATCgagggaaagtccatttatttcaataatttgtttcaaagtcaaacttgtatgttatattagttcaccacacacagtgaaatatttcaagtctTTGTTTCAACTTTGATGAAtatggcagaaagacaaaaaaaataacattcagtatttcacaaaattaaaatatcatGACAAAGTTCAACATTGTAGGCTCCCAATCTTGTCAGCTAATTAACGCAGTTTTTCCTCAGCCTTTAAATGGTATCAGTCTGGCTTAGTAGGCTACAGaatcatggggaagactgctgacTTGACAGTTGTGCAGAAAACCATCATTGACATCCTCCATAAGGAGAAAAGGtctcaaaaagaaattgcaaaagaaGCTGGATGCTCACAGAGCAGAGTGTTAAGAGGAAGGGGAAAAGGTGCACAAGTGACGGGGATGAACATAGCCCTGAGGATTGTCAACCAACGGAGATTCAGAAATCTGGGGGAGCTTCATAATGAGTGGACTGAGGCTGGTGTCAGTGCATCAAGAACCACCACATACAGATGTCTGCATGGCATGGGCTACAGCTGTAGAATTCCATGTGGCAAGCCACTCCTGAACCAAAAACACCATCAGAAGCGTCTGTGCTGGGCTAAGGAGAAAAAGTACTGGACTGTTGTCCAGTGGTCCCAAGACCTCTTTTCAGAAGAAAgtacattttgcatttcatttggaaatcaagGTCCCAGAGTGTGGAGGAAATgtttaatgtacacacaccatCCAGTCTACGAGTGGAAACGTCCTGCTAACCAACtagtccaccgtgctgccaggaAATATGATATTTATTTAAGTGTGTGTCATTATTGTGTGTTTAAGGGATGAACACGTTGATCGGTTACGATCTGGTACCTGAGCCAAAGATTCTCGAGGCGGCACTGCGAGCTTGTCGGAGGTTAAACGACTTGGCCAGTGCAATCCGAATTCTGGAAGCTGTCAAGGTGACAGGATACACTGCGGTGACCTTCTTGGGTtttgtttattgattattaaGTGGGTCCTGGCGGTTTCTTCCTCAGGATAAAGCTGGCCCACACAAAGAGATCTACCCATACCTTCTTCAAGAACTCAGGCCAACATTAGACGAGCTTGGAATCGCTACACCGGAAGAGCTCGGCATCGACAAAGTCTAAGTGAGTTATccactcttccctcactctttCATTTGATGTCAGTCAACAGCAATGCTGTTTGTGTTTCTTCTAGATCAAGTGGTGGTGGATGTCCTCAGAACGCAGAATCTGCGTACCTCCACGTTTGCCTCATCTGTCTGATATTTAATTTTTCCTTTATTAAGTTCTTTTGCTTGTAAAATATTGACGAGCCTAATAAAGGAAGATTTATCTGTAACGTGTGTTACGAGTACTTCAGAatactgtttttaaaagaaaaagaagttcTTCTGGACCCAACAGATTCATTACAAGTTGATTTATGAGCGGTTGCACTTGTTTGGATGTGCTTTCGTGAGGTTCGTTTGTTGCCACCAGAGGCCAGCATTTTCACTTTATTAAAAAGCCATTCTATTGCATTTCTAAGTGTTTTCATTTCAGGGACATTGTTCAATGCTGATCAAATAAACATGTTCAAATGGCATATCGGTTTCATATTATAATTGGTCAAACACGTGAATGAAAGCATCTAAACACTAATGCCACCAAATGATGTGATGAGTTGTTGGTAGTTAATGGTGTGTTATgtgaatatttaatattgttcAAGGAATAAAATTGAATGAATGTTCCCTCTGTCAACAGCGAgtgttcattttgttgttgttgtaagatTGAAGTCTAACCCGGTCATAACATCCACAACATAGTTTTTAACACCAACTGCATCTGGTATGCCTGCATTAATCTTACCCAACCAGGGGATATATCTGCAGTTTTGTGTTTAAGCCCACCTTGCTCCACGATCTCTTGTCATTGGCTGGCTTTTTAGTGATTTGTAGATGCACCACTGAACACAGTAGCTGTTAATTAtcagaatgtttgtttttattgatggaaTTGAGCTATTCGACAGTTgattataaaaagtctacagtggtttcaaaattattttttttgttataaaaaaatgagaccaaggtcAATTATATCAGAGCTTTTGTCTACTAGtcatttaaatgagaaaaatgactTAGAGAGGGGTAGTAAAAATAAGGTTGCATATGTGAGCACACCCTCGTAActgaatgtggctgtgttcagaattgcCCGATCACATTCAAACGTTAAATGGGTGTCAGCATGcacctgccacaatttaaagtgcctctaattaacccaaaataaatttCAGCTGTTATAGgcttttcatgacattttgtaAGTTttctcccacttcccaaaaacatacatgctaggttaattgacttttaattgcccgtaggtgtgatgtgagagtgaatggttgtttgtttatgggtgccctgcgattggccggcgaccggttcagggtgtaccccgagtcagctgggataggctccagcaagcccgcgacccgcgtgaggataagcgtaccggaagatgaatgaatgaatgaatgaatcttaCAGCACAAGGCATGGGccgcagagagcttccacagcatcagaaggGATCTcgttgttcaaaggtatcagttAGGAGAAGGGTccaaaagaatttccaaggcattcaTGATATCATGGAACAGTCATAATCACTAAGTATTATTcgagaataatatgactcacgtaaaagtaaaaagcagtcattcaaatatttacgtaagagtaagaaagtactcattggaaaaaaaaaaaaatactcaagtaaagagtaacttgtgaatAACTTaagatttattcatttattttttttaatcagaacatgaacatcaaataaaataaaaacaataataatatatgggggCCGacttagagcgtcggcctcacagttctgaggacccgggttcaatccccggccccgactgtgtggagttttcatgttctccccgtgcctgcgtgggttttctccgggcactccggtttcctcccacatcgccaaaacatgcattaattggagtctctaaattgcccgtaggtgtgactgtgagtgcgaatggttgtctgtttgtatgtgccctgcgattggctggcaaccagttcagggtgtaccccgcctcctgcccgatgacagctgggataggctccggcacgcccgcgacccgcgtgaggaaaagcggctcagaaaatggatggatggatggatgggagtcgacacacacctgccaccgtttCGATTTTTAACGGCCCAAAAACcgacaacacatgcattggccccacagaaacatgatttgctttatccgcttaaatgacttcatgaagaagctgcttTGCTGACGAGACTTAGCGATTGTATGTGCGCGTGCGACACCGTaggatagggctaatgttgccaaaacaacaatagaaacatccgcaacttaccgcaaggtgttttctcaagttagaagtgggctgaaattccaagtttgggcagtcaccatttaagagctgcatgacaaagcggTTGCATTTTTGACGTCTGTAAAGTAAAcgcacacgtttccccccaaaTGAGTCGTTTTGATTGGCTCACGAaggtgcgcggtcatgtgactgctgtgtgtcgtttgattggtgaattggagtcaaatgacattcgTGTTCACGTTTGATTGGTGCAACGGGCgacctatgcggaagtcgaagatggagtctaaaaatagaagcACCCACGCaagaaatgataaataaaagtagcgaacggcatgtagATCATTGTAAAGGActagtaaaagtattgatccttcttcacataaatacttaaGTAATCTGATCTGATTGGTTAAACCAAATCCAATTGGGGGCCAGCACTACATGTGCTAAATGCCCTGGGCCTGAAATttgattggaccaaaaaaaaaaaataacattaaaataaaattaaataacatgCACAGCCAAGAGGAAAACCACAATATGAAAAGAATATACCAttgtgaataaattaatacaatttcatggaacatgTGTTAAAATGTAGGTCGTGAATAGGTTAGAGTCGAGAAAGCCTTTTTTGGCCCTGATGCTTCAGTCGCAGTTGTAGACAATATTCttgtaaaagtacaaaataccCCATGGCAGGTTTTGTTTTTAGCCTTAACACCTTGATTTGCTGTCGGCCAGTCTGCAAGGAAATCTACTTTTAGGAGCAGTGGGCGGAcctcactcattcattcattcatttacgcgaagttgtaaaacaaaaagcccccccaaaaaaaccaccTCACGGTCCACGGTGTTTGTAGTTTCCATGCGCAGTGACCACGCAGCTTGTTCGTGACCCCACCTCTCGCTCCACCTCCTGCTCCACCTCCACCTCTTCTGCCGCACACTGCTTGTTCTCTCCTAAAAGAAGAAGATCCCCAGCAGCAACCGGGTCACTTTGGTCCCGAGCCGCCGTTCTCGTGCGATGCGATTCGTTCGCGCGGGGTCCAGTCAGAAGAAGGAACAAGTCTATCGGAGATGATGGATTACTCCAAGGGGCAAATGGTGAGTGTCGACGACCGCTCGGTTCGAGGCTCCCCCACCAAGTGTTCGCCTGCCCCGACGAAGCGCCGCAGGCCACATATCTGCTCGCTTACCTCACTTCTAGTTAGTCGCATGTAACCACGTCACCGGCAGCGTCACGCAGCGCTTGGTTGAACGTTGAATCTTTTACACGCCGCCTTTGATGCGATGGCTTTGTTTAACCGAACACTGGGAAAGACATTGCCTACCACTtgagcaccaaaaaaaaaaaaaaaaaaaaaaaaaaaaatgtcgttTCGAAAGTTTCCTGTTTCATCTATCGGATATTGTTTGAGCCTCTAATAAACCCCTGGTGAAAACCACATTCAAAATAGTGTCTAATTCCATTGCTGGATAAATCTGTGTGTGTTggagctttattattattattattattttttttttttttttgtggaccgAACTATACAAACATTTACTATCCCACAATCCTCTTTCTGGAAACGGTTCACCTTAAAATGGGTGAAACCGTATTAAATGAATGAGCATAAAAATTAGCTTGCGTTAGAACACCCTACAtgatttgtataaaaaaaaatcaaataaaatctttgatcgtcggggaaaaaacaatcactgtTAAATGGCATTTTGGCTAGCTCATTTCAGGAAATGGTGCAAAACAAGATTCCGCAGTTTCAAATATGTTATTTCTCTCCAATCTGTTGTTGCTTTaccattttgtttaaaatgctggttaaagtgacaaaatattaaacaaagCAATATTTCTTTTGTTTCAACAAGAGTGTGAAAAGTAGGACTGCAACTGATGCTTATTTTAAAACGGTCTCTTGTTTTGTCAATGATCAATCGGATAAAAATACACcgcttttatttatattaaaaaaaaaaaaagtattatttcaaaatgaacaaacataaattgattttggtccgtaacatgtcagaaaataggcaaaaatgttgatcgttgttttccaaagtaaaagcagctGTTTgcaaatcagtctgctttcatgtcgCACTACAGAAATCTTGGAATTTGACTGTTGAGAGAGAGCATTTGAACAATTTTATGTTCAACAATGTCTGTAAACAATTTGTTGATTTAtaaaaatagttgtcgattcatttaataatcgattagttgttgattaattgttgcacctcagTGAAAAGTAAATGAGAAATTAATATTGGTAATAGGTCTGATAACTGCTAATTTACACATGTTTACATATCAGCTACAGTGTCTATCTATTAGACGAGTTCCCTTTTAATTTGCCCTATAATGAGGAAAAACCGATTTATATTTTATGGCAATCATGTCAAATTGAAGCTCTGCTGTTGTGTATGTCTCAGTCTAGTTTATCTGAGGAGGGCAGCTCCACAAGGAGCCCCCAGTCCAGTCCTGCCGGCCTGAAGCTGGAAGCGTTGATGGAGCACCTCCAGCGACAGCAAGAAGCCAAACAGGACATGAACGTCCAGGAGAAACACCTTCTACAAGCTCAGCTCCTCTTTTCTCAACACGCTGCCGCGGCTGCAGCGGCGGCTGCGAGGGCCCAGCCGGGTTCCAGGCCCGACCTGTTCGCCAAAGCGGATGGATTCAGTCAGCACGCTTTGAACAGAGTTAATGccggggaagaggaggaggaggaggatggggaggatgatgatgatgactctgaggaggaggacgaggaggaggaggaggaggaggaggacgcggAGGAGCGCGGGCCTCATCAGCAGGCCAAAAAGCCGCAACTGCAGCTGGTTCCGGGCCTCCCATCCAACCCTTTCCCCGGGCTGCAATCGGCAGCCAGCAAGTCGTCTCCTCCTCCTGTAGCCATAAAACAGGAGAAGGAGGTGCCGTCTCCCGTCGGCCCGCCTTCCTTCACGCCGGCCAACGGCTTTGCCGACTGGGCCTACGATGAGCCTCTAAAACAAGTAAGCGTCCTCCGTGTTTAGGTGAACATCTGTAAGCCCCATTCCGCAAGCCCTTTTCTTTTTGCCGCTGAAAGAACGAACGCGACTTTGGCAAAATGCCCAGAGTGTAATAGTTCTCGATTGCAATTCACAGCAGAGAGCTTCTACTTCACTTATATGGTGCATGCTTGATAAAACGCCACCAGCCTGGCTAATTCCTCTTGGCTGTGGTCCAAGCCAGCCGGCTCGGTGGAGCCTGACTAACATGTAACTCCGCGGCAATGT contains these protein-coding regions:
- the LOC133402818 gene encoding cytochrome c oxidase subunit 5A, mitochondrial, which codes for MFRAAVRLSFSGVRSLTRTKPACKGLLASRCYSHGKQETDEEFDARWVTYFNKQDIDAWELRKGMNTLIGYDLVPEPKILEAALRACRRLNDLASAIRILEAVKDKAGPHKEIYPYLLQELRPTLDELGIATPEELGIDKV